One stretch of Camelus bactrianus isolate YW-2024 breed Bactrian camel chromosome 21, ASM4877302v1, whole genome shotgun sequence DNA includes these proteins:
- the FCRL5 gene encoding Fc receptor-like protein 5 isoform X5, whose translation MLYKNGKVLKALENISDFTIHQASLKDNGIYHCTGIKEDGHYVSSNSVEIQVQGLFPPPVLTASPTYPIEGRAVTLTCLTQPVPQRPDVQLQFQFLRDNWTLESDWRSSPEFQITTVWREDSGSSYWCQARRVTSLVQKKSQRFQMYVQRVTAKIRIYTYPELALEGQKLVIICSVGGIQEPITFFWYKKTNKLSRRTKIHTSSEREFRIPVLTDSHAGEYCCVARNRHYSFFSDLVTVSVKVPVSPPILTLSPLGARTLEGDVVTLLCEVQRGSLPISYQLFHKGVLLKKIGATSWRTISFQLFLTEEHSGNYYCTADNGLGPQHSKAMSLSVFVPVSRPVLTLRTPRAQTVEGDMVELHCEAQRGSPPIQYQLFHKDVALGSSSSPSAGGATFNLFLKAEHSGNYICQANNGLRVQHSDTVSLSVRVPVSRPVLTLRTPRAQAVEGDVVELHCEAQRGSSPILYQFFHEDVALGSRSSPSGGGAPFNLSLTAEHSGNYSCKADNGLGAQRSEVMTLSVIVPVSRPVLTLKVPGAQAVEGDMVELLCEAQRGSPPILYRFYHENVTLESSVSHSGQGVSFNLSVTAEHSGNYSCEVDNGLGPQYSEAVTLHITGLTGSRIGPVATGVTGGLLSIMGLAAVALLLYGWPLRKAGRRPTSNSSRNPSDSDSQEPTYHNVPAWIELQPVYSNVNPKGGDIVYAEVQSVPGKSKHAVASAPGLLKNTMRPATCLPSHLRPASLWPSAACSLPQDSSVIYSQVKGPSTPASVPQLMALSAPHR comes from the exons ATGCTGTACAAGAATGGAAAAGTCCTGAAAGCCCTTGAAAACATCTCTGACTTCACTATTCATCAAGCAAGTCTGAAGGACAATGGTATATATCACTGTACTGGAATTAAGGAAGATGGTCACTATGTTTCTTCAAACTCAGTGGAAATCCAAGTCCAAG GGCTGTTTCCACCTCCTGTGCTGACAGCCAGCCCCACCTACCCCATCGAGGGGAGGGCGGTGACCCTGACCTGTCTGACCCAGCCCGTTCCACAGAGGCCAGATGTACAGCTCCAGTTCCAGTTCCTCAGAGATAACTGGACCCTGGAATCAGACTGGCGCAGCTCCCCAGAATTCCAGATCACCACCGTATGGAGAGAAgactcagggtcttcctactggTGCCAGGCACGGAGAGTGACTTCCCTTGTCCAGAAAAAGAGCCAGAGATTCCAGATGTATGTGCAAA gaGTTACTGCCAAAATCCGAATATACACCTACCCAGAGTTGGCGCTTGAAGGGCAGAAGCTGGTTATCATCTGCTCAGTAGGTGGAATCCAAGAGCCCATCACATTCTTCTGGTACAAAAAAACCAACAAGCTGAGCAGGAGAACAAAGATTCATACTTCCTCAGAAAGAGAATTCAGGATCCCTGTGCTGACAGACAGCCATGCTGGAGAGTACTGCTGTGTTGCCAGAAACCGCCACTACTCCTTCTTCAGCGACTTGGTGACAGTCAGTGTGAAAG TTCCTGTGTCTCCTCCCATCCTCACCCTCAGCCCTCTTGGTGCCCGGACTCTTGAAGGAGATGTGGTGACACTTCTCtgtgaagttcagagaggttctCTGCCCATCTCGTATCAGCTTTTTCATAAAGGTGTGTTGCTCAAGAAGATAGGAGCCACTTCATGGAGGACAATCTCCTTTCAGTTATTTCTGACTGAAGAACATTCTGGGAACTACTACTGCACAGCTGACAATGGCCTTGGTCCCCAGCACAGTAAAGCCATGAGCCTCTCTGTCTTTG ttccagtgtcTCGCCCTGTCCTCACCCTCAGGACTCCCAGGGCCCAGACTGTGGAGGGGGACATGGTAGAGCTTCACtgtgaagcccagagaggctcTCCTCCAATCCAGTACCAGCTTTTCCATAAAGATGTCGCCCTGGGGAGCAGCTCCAGCCCTTCTGCCGGGGGAGCAACCTTCAACCTCTTTCTGAAGGCAGAGCATTCTGGGAACTACATCTGTCAGGCCAACAATGGCCTGAGGGTCCAGCACAGTGACACAGTGTCACTCAGTGTTAGAG TTCCAGTGTCTCGCCCTGTCCTCACCCTCAGGACTCCCAGGGCCCAGGCTGTGGAGGGGGACGTGGTGGAGCTTCActgtgaggcccagagaggctctTCCCCAATCCTGTACCAGTTTTTCCATGAGGATGTCGCCCTGGGGAGCAGATCCAGCCCCTCTGGAGGAGGAGCGCCCTTCAACCTCTCTCTGACGGCAGAGCATTCTGGGAACTACTCCTGCAAAGCTGACAATGGCCTAGGGGCCCAGCGTAGTGAGGTGATGACACTCAGTGTCATAG TTCCAGTGTCTCGCCCTGTCCTCACTCTGAAGGTTCCCGGGGCCCAGGCTGTGGAGGGGGACATGGTGGAGCTTCTctgtgaggcccagagaggctctcCTCCCATCCTGTACCGGTTTTATCATGAGAATGTCACCCTGGAGAGCAGTGTGTCCCACTCTGGACAAGGAGTGTCCTTCAACCTCTCAGTGACTGCAGAACATTCTGGGAACTACTCCTGTGAGGTTGACAATGGCCTGGGTCCCCAGTACAGTGAGGCAGTGACACTTCACATCACTG GGCTGACAGGGAGCAGAATTGGCCCTGTTGCCACTGGTGTCACCGGGGGGCTGCTCAGCATCATGGGTCTTGCTGCCGTGGCACTGCTGCTCTATGGCTGGCCCCTAAGAAAAGCAG GAAGAAGGCCTACCTCTAACTCCTCCAG GAACCCTTCAGACTCGGACTCCCAAGAGCCCACCTACCACAATGTACCGGCCTGGATAGAACTGCAGCCAGTGTACAGCAATG TAAATCCCAAAGGAGGAGACATAGTATACGCAGAAGTCCAGAGCGTTCCGGGGAAGAGCAAACATGCAG